In the Quercus lobata isolate SW786 chromosome 5, ValleyOak3.0 Primary Assembly, whole genome shotgun sequence genome, one interval contains:
- the LOC115991568 gene encoding la-related protein 6A, producing MEGLEVEGPASASAAQTGPPESHDLDLDYSSPVGSPDHEHHHHHDDVLPEIHALPSDDDHDHDHDPDHDHDHGPEHEQEQVQGSPGGPAVLTDDLKHKIIKQAEYYFSDENLPNDKYMMSLVKKNKEGFVPIAVIGSFRKMKKLTRDYKLIAAALRESSFLVVNPNGKRVKRLHPLQLTEPRDPKLYTVLVENLPEDHSMENIQRIFGGAGKVKNICFRDPHAVEESTKGCKPDMLISSKLHALVEYETVAAAEKAVATLNDEQDWRNGMRVKPLNRVGKYGQRRQPWRGSGSDSERNNTSRGSDSERNSTSRGSDHAGDEENHNLSEHHDDIPDEEDGEHLSKEKNGHKGRNQGRPRRQNYRGNNGLGHGRTSSTHPIEASKPPPGPRMPDGTRGFTMGRGRPPISNQS from the exons ATGGAAGGCCTCGAGGTCGAGGGTCCCGCCTCCGCCTCCGCTGCCCAGACGGGCCCACCTGAATCACACGATCTTGATCTTGACTACTCTTCACCCGTTGGATCTCCGGACCAcgaacaccaccaccaccacgatGACGTGCTTCCCGAGATTCACGCACTGCCGTCCGATGACGATCATGATCATGATCACGATCCCGATCACGATCACGATCACGGTCCAGAGCATGAGCAAGAGCAAGTTCAAGGTTCCCCCGGTGGGCCCGCCGTCCTCACCGATGATCTCAAGCATAAGATTATCAAGCAG GCAGAGTATTACTTTAGCGATGAAAATTTGCCAAACGACAAGTATATGATGAGCTTGGTGAAGAAGAATAAAGAGGGGTTTG TTCCTATAGCAGTTATAGGTTCTTTTAGGAAAATGAAGAAGCTCACCCGTGACTATAAATTGATAGCAGCTGCACTAAGGGAGTCTTCATTCCTT GTTGTGAATCCAAATGGAAAGAGGGTGAAACGACTTCATCCTCTTCAGTTAACTGAGCCTAGGGATCCAAAG TTATACACTGTTTTGGTAGAAAATTTACCTGAGGATCATTCTATGGAGAACATTCAGAGGATATTTGGTGGAGCTGGAAA gGTAAAGAATATATGTTTTCGTGATCCCCATGCAGTAGAAGAGTCAACGAAAGGCTGCAAGCCTGATATGCTGATCAGTAGTAAG TTACATGCTCTTGTGGAGTATGAGACTGTGGCAGCTGCTGAGAAAGCT GTGGCTACTTTGAATGATGAACAGGACTGGAGAAATGGCATGCGGGTCAAGCCTCTTAATAGAGTG GGAAAGTATGGGCAGAGAAGACAACCATGGAGGGGATCGGGATCTGATTCTGAGAGGAATAATACTAGCCGGGGATCTGATTCTGAGAGGAATAGTACTAGCCGGGGATCTGATCATGCAGGAGATGAGGAAAATCATAACTTGAGTGAGCATCATGATGATATACCTGATGAAGAG GATGGGGAGCATTTATCCAAGGAGAAAAATGGGCATAAAGGTCGAAATCAAGGCAGACCTAGAAGGCAGAATTATCGTGGCAACAATGGGCTAG GTCATGGAAGAACTTCATCAACTCATCCCATTGAAGCCTCAAAGCCACCTCCTGGGCCAAGAATGCCTGATGGAACTAGGGGATTCACAATGGGGCGTGGTCGGCCTCCCATTTCCAATCAAAGTTAG